The Neoasaia chiangmaiensis sequence CCGGTCAGCCTGCGTTAGGCCGCCAACCGCCACGGCGCCAGAGGATATCGGTCTTGCCGTCATCGTTCGCATGACGGGCAAGCACGAACAGATAGTCCGACAGCCGGTTGAGAAATCGCACCGCCGATGCCAGGGAGGGATCGTGCAGCCCCACCACGCGCCGCTCGGCGCGCCGGGCCACCGTTCGCGCCAGATGCGCCCACGCGGCGCCCGTCGTGCCACCCGGCAGGACGAAGCTCGTCAGCGCCGCCTGACGATGGCGCAGGGTCTCCGTCTCCGCCTCCAGCCAGGCCGTCGCCTCATCGGGCAGGCTGGGTGTCCGACCGCTACCCGGAAGACAAAGGTCCGCGCCCAGATCGAACAACGCGTCCTGTAGACGAGGAATTGCCGTAACATCCGGCAGGGCGACACGCAACAGACCCAGCATGGCGTTGAGTTCGTCGACATCGCCGATGGCCTCGATACGCGCGGAATCCTTCGCAACCCGCGTGCCGTCGCCAAGCGATGTCTCGCCGCCATCCCCGCCGCGTGTCGTCACGCGATCGATCCGGACGTTCATCGCGGGTCAGCGATGACGATGCCGCACGGTGCGCCGCGTCGGCGCGATCGCCTCGGCCGTCGCAACGTGCCCGGCGATCATCTTCTGTGCCGAACCGGCAAGGGTCTTTAGATCCCCGTCTTTCGTGGTCGCGATTTCCTGCGCCAGCGACCGATCCAACGATACATGACCCGATTTGATATGCGTGAGGAAAGCGCTGTCGAATCGCGTGCCATACAGCTTGCCCAGACGGTCGATCATTTCCTGGTCCTCCCGCATCGGGCTGGCCGTCAGGGTGATGTCGTGCGGGCTGACGAGCTTGCCGAGCGCCGTGCGATCATCGGTATGGTCTTTCACCACCGTGGCGG is a genomic window containing:
- a CDS encoding cob(I)yrinic acid a,c-diamide adenosyltransferase — protein: MNVRIDRVTTRGGDGGETSLGDGTRVAKDSARIEAIGDVDELNAMLGLLRVALPDVTAIPRLQDALFDLGADLCLPGSGRTPSLPDEATAWLEAETETLRHRQAALTSFVLPGGTTGAAWAHLARTVARRAERRVVGLHDPSLASAVRFLNRLSDYLFVLARHANDDGKTDILWRRGGWRPNAG
- a CDS encoding DUF4142 domain-containing protein, which produces MMRHRLLALSALPLLALAACNPGPPPAPPLPPLSKAAPLDTADASFVQTLNEADLVDIALGNLAATHAGRNDVRALAATVVKDHTDDRTALGKLVSPHDITLTASPMREDQEMIDRLGKLYGTRFDSAFLTHIKSGHVSLDRSLAQEIATTKDGDLKTLAGSAQKMIAGHVATAEAIAPTRRTVRHRHR